Part of the Aquimarina sp. MAR_2010_214 genome is shown below.
GCAGGAGCAGATTTTGTAGCGCCAAGTGATATGATGGATGGGCGAATCTTAAGTATGAGGAAACTTCTTGAAAAAGAAAACTATAAAAATACAGGTATTATGAGTTATAGTGCCAAGTATGCTTCTGCTTTTTATGGACCTTTTAGAGATGCCTTGGATTCTGCACCAGGATTTGGAGATAAAAAGACGTATCAAATGGATTTTGCCAATCGTGATGAAGCGATCAAAGAAACACTTATGGATATCGAAGAAGGTGCAGATATCGTGATAGTAAAACCTGGATTATGCTACCTTGATCTGGTAAGAGATATCAGAGATGTTGTAGATGTACCTGTAGCAGTATACCAAGTGAGTGGTGAGTATGCTATGCTAAAAGCTGCTGCAGAAAAAGGATGGCTGGATCATGATGCTGTAATGCTAGAACAAATCATGGCATTTAAAAGAGCAGGAGCGCAAATTATTGCTAGTTATTTTGCTAAAGATGTAGTGAAACTTTTAGGGTAATCTTTAAATCCAATAATAAATATCTTTTAGATGAAGTAAATTATTAGTATTATATAAGGGTATAATTGAACAGTCGAATTCAAAAAATCATGAGTTATGGTAAGCAGAGATAGGATATATCAGACGTTTGGAGAGTTACTTTATGTAATTGCAATGAGTGACGGGTTGATACAAAAGAAAGAAG
Proteins encoded:
- the hemB gene encoding porphobilinogen synthase translates to MQQIRRNRRLRTNDAIRSLVRENTITPHDFLVPLFIVEGKGIKEEISSMPNYYRYSLDLLGNEVKELWSLGLKSVLLFVKVPDHLKDNKGTEALNPDGLMQRAIKTVKDAVPEMLVMTDVALDPYSSYGHDGIVENGQIINDETCNILAEMSLSHAQAGADFVAPSDMMDGRILSMRKLLEKENYKNTGIMSYSAKYASAFYGPFRDALDSAPGFGDKKTYQMDFANRDEAIKETLMDIEEGADIVIVKPGLCYLDLVRDIRDVVDVPVAVYQVSGEYAMLKAAAEKGWLDHDAVMLEQIMAFKRAGAQIIASYFAKDVVKLLG